In a genomic window of Helianthus annuus cultivar XRQ/B chromosome 10, HanXRQr2.0-SUNRISE, whole genome shotgun sequence:
- the LOC110881309 gene encoding uncharacterized protein LOC110881309 yields MRLNTEDIHNIAVEVAKVMKNAQTGNVNQSGEQHEESSATSTPVQREGMGERKNTIATTPLEGKGEYSKAKECTYKHFMSCKPQSFDERKGALEAQDWLNRMESVLDICEYDDRNKVRFAVHMFEPEALHWWNIVVRTEGKEKVKEMKWEEFIHKFLAKYCPPSETEQLEVEFFQLKMGNKTYREYVSRFNDISRLVSYLALTEEQLINRFIWGLPSEMRVFIKSKSPKTFAETVEAGAVMAAEMIMRQAESPAPKRKWEERKGDTRNNNFKRPKTFPQCQICKRFHTGECRFPCPNCKKTGHALQECKEKKKCFKCGDPNHMRSECTELKRNDRTQPNQPKGRAFVLTTEEAKTNTDVITGTYLINDVYARVLFDTGANRSLVSTTFRPYLNQASQTLDHAFTVEKADGSQREIVDIIKNCKISLNNHVIPINLMPMELGEFDIVIGMDWLTPYHAEVICDKRIVRLRLPNGKQLTVSGDRTDKTKNLITIAQAHKCLRKGYVAFLAYVVNTTEKQKVEDVPVVREYPEVFPDELPGLPSDRQVEFRIDLVPGKANIVADALSRKEKPQPIRIRATRIEVKTSLLDQVKNIQQEALKENHIVKERMIGRLKLLTMGNDNILRFNMGS; encoded by the exons ATGCGTCTGAATACTGAGGATATCCACAATATAGCTGTGGAAGTGGCTAAGGTAATGAAGAATGCACAAACCGGTAATGTTAACCAATCTGGAGAACAACATGAAGAAAGCTCAGCAACCTCCACGCCAGTACAAAGGGAAGGAATGGGCGAAAGGAAAAACACTATTGCAACCACGCCACTAGAAGGAAAAGGTGAATATTCCAAAGCAAAGGAATGTACTTATAAGCACTTCATGTCCTGTAAACCTCAATCCTTTGACGAAAGAAAGGGAGCACTAGAAGCTCAAGACTGGCTCAATAGAATGGAGTCAGTCTTAGACATATGTGAGTATGATGACCGCAACAAAGTACGGTTCGCCGTACATATGTTTGAACCTGAAGCCCTTCACTGGTGGAACATTGTGGTCCGAACAGAGGGAAAAGAAAAGGTTAAGGAGATGAAGTGGGAGGAGTTTATTCATAAGTTTCTTGCTAAGTATTGTCCTCCTAGTGAGACCGAGCAACTGGAAGTAGAATTCTTTCAGttaaaaatgggaaataaaacctaTCGAGAATATGTTTCTCGTTTCAACGACATATCTCGACTGGTTTCTTATTTAGCATTGACCGAGGAACAACTGATCAATAGGTTTATTTGGGGTCTACCCTCTGAAATGAGGGTGTTTATCAAATCCAAATCCCCCAAGACTTTTGCAGAAACTGTTGAGGCTGGCGCCGTCATGGCTGCCGAGATGATTATGCGGCAGGCTGAATCTCCCGCACCAAAAAGAAAGTGGGAAGAAAGAAAGGGGGACACCCGGAATAACAACTTTAAAAGGCCTAAAACATTTCCTCAATGTCAAATTTGCAAACGTTTTCATACGGGGGAATGTCGTTTTCCTTGTCCAAATTGTAAAAAGACGGGTCATGCTCTTCAAGAATGCAAGGAAAAGAAGaagtgtttcaaatgtggagacccTAACCACATGAGATCTGAATGTACCGAACTTAAAAGAAATGATAGGACACAACCAAATCAGCCAAAAGGGCGGGCATTTGTACTCACCACAGAAGAAGCCAAGACCAATACAGACGTTATCACGGGTACGTATCTCATAAATGATGTATATgcgcgtgtgttatttgataccggtgcaaATAGAAGTCTAGTGTCGACTACCTTTAGACCTTACTTGAACCAGGCGTCCCAAACCCTAGATCATGCCTTTACAGTAGAAAAGGCTGATGGAAGTCAAAGAGAGATAGTTGACATAATTAAGAATTGTAAAATAAGCTTAAACAACCATGTTATCCCTATAAACCTAATGCCTATGGAACTTGGAGAATTCGACATAGTCATAGGAATGGACTGGTTGACACCATATCATGCGGAAGTTATATGTGACAAAAGGATCGTCCGACTCCGATTACCCAACGGTAAACAACTAACTGTATCGGGAGACCGCACTGACAAGACTAAGAACCTCATCACGATAGCACAAGCACATAAATGCCTAAGGAAagggtatgttgcctttttagcatATGTCGTAAACACTACAGAAAAACAGAAGGTCGAGGACGTGCCAGTAGTACGAGAATACCCCGAAGTGTTTCCCGATGAGCTCCCGGGACTACCATCGGATAGACAGgttgagtttcgcattgaccTAGTTCCAG gtaaggcaaaCATAGTAGCAGATGCTCTAAGTAGAAAAGAGAAACCTCAACCAATAAGAATTCGTGCAACCAGAATAGAAGTTAAAACTAGTCTCTTAGATCAAGTTAAGAATATACAACAAGAAGCCTTAAAAGAGAATCATATTGTAAAAGAAAGAATGATtgggagactgaagctactgacaATGGGAAATGATAATATCCTTAGGTTCAACATGGGTTCCTAA
- the LOC110881310 gene encoding uncharacterized protein LOC110881310 → MLKVSPLKGVIRFGKKGKLKPRYIGPFEVTSKVGPVAYRLKLPEQLAGIHNTFHVSNLRKCLVDEAQQIPLEDVQVNEKLNFIEEPLQIEDRKVKKLRKKEIPLVKVKWNARHGPNFTWELENIMKDKYPHLFK, encoded by the coding sequence atgcttaaggtatcacctttgAAAGGAGTGATTCGGTTTGGAAAGAAGGGAAAGTTGAAACCCCGATACATTGGTCCGTTTGAAGTAACAAGCAAAGTAGGACCAGTGGCTTATCGGCTAAAACTTCCTGAACAGCTGGCAGgaatacataatactttccatgtatcaaatttaaGGAAGTGCCTAGTGGACGAAGCCCAACAAATACCCCTGGAAGACGTACAGGTTAACGAAAAACTCAACTTCATTGAAGAACCACTACAAATCGAAGATAGAAAGGTTAAAAAGTTACGCAAGAAGGAAATCCcgttagtcaaagtcaagtggaacgcACGTCATGGACCCAACTTTACATGGGAACTAGAAAACATAATGAAAGATAAGTACCCTCATCTTTTTAAGTAa